In one Misgurnus anguillicaudatus chromosome 1, ASM2758022v2, whole genome shotgun sequence genomic region, the following are encoded:
- the LOC141365625 gene encoding C-type mannose receptor 2-like, giving the protein MSQTLYFSVLLIALCSLSECIQRRYHHINMKMNWTEAQKYCRENYTDLATVNNINDMNNINQLIMSVNNSLTSYVWIGLMRSSVYKWKWSLGDPVNYTNWSNGDSNGPDHCVYMRDGSWYHQDCNMKTGFICYNESSKGFIIDDSSVSWRDAQIFCRQHHTDLISVRNQIENQQIQKIMNDKNISEVWIGLFSDSWEWSDKSESGFRYWDPNEPNNPETEKCAVVSGVTWNNVACSDSNTFVCHEDNLILIQMNLSWSEALRYCRENHVDLVSVDSEKIQFMVTKVIHQSSTDAVWMGLHYYCQMNLWIWIRGEAVCYQNWAPWNGVRLMDCNTEHRAGAVQSGGDHLWISLPQSHKLNFICIRK; this is encoded by the exons ATGTCTCAAACTTTATATTTCAGCGTTCTTCTCATCG CTCTCTGTTCATTATCTGAATGCATCCAGCGCCGCTATCACCACATAAACATGAAGATGAACTGGACTGAAGCTCAAAAATACTGCAGAGAAAACTACACAGATCTGGCCACAGTCAACAACATCAATGACATGAACAACATCAATCAACTGATCATGAGTGTGAATAACAGTCTGACTTCATATGTCTGGATTGGACTGATGAGGTCAAGTGTTTATAAATGGAAGTGGTCTCTGGGTGATCCTGTGAATTATACAAACTGGTCTAATGGAGACTCAAATGGTCCAGATCATTGTGTTTATATGAGAGATGGATCATGGTATCATCAGGACTGTAATATGAAGACAGGTTTCATCTGCTACAATG AGAGCAGTAAAGGATTCATCATTGATGATTCTTCAGTATCATGGAGAGACGCTCAGATCTTCTGCAGACAGCATCATACTGATCTGATCAGTGTGAGGAATCAGATTGAGAATCAACAGATTCAGAAGATCATGAATGACAAAAACATATCTGAAGTCTGGATTGGTCTGTTCAGTGACTCATGGGAGTGGTCAGATAAAAGTGAATCTGGATTCAGATACTGGGATCCTAATGAACCAAATAATCCTGAAACTGAAAAATGTGCAGTGGTCAGTGGGGTTACATGGAATAATGTGGCTTGCAGTGACTCTAATACCTTTGTGTGTCATGAAG ATAATCTGATATTGATCCAGATGAATCTGAGCTGGTCTGAAGCTCTGAGATACTGCAGAGAGAATCATGTTGATCTGGTTTCAGTTGATTCAGAGAAGATTCAGTTCATGGTGACTAAAGTGATTCATCAGTCCTCTACTGACGCCGTGTGGATGGGGTTACACTATTACTGCCAAATGAACCTCTGGATCTGGATACGAGGAGAGGCCGTGTGCTATCAGAATTGGGCTCCATGGAACGGAGTAAGACTAATGGACTGCAACACTGAACACAGAGCTGGAGCAGTTCAGTCTGGAGGAGATCATCTCTGGATCAGCCTTCCTCAATCTCACAAACTCAACTTCATCTGCatcagaaaataa